A genomic region of Trifolium pratense cultivar HEN17-A07 linkage group LG3, ARS_RC_1.1, whole genome shotgun sequence contains the following coding sequences:
- the LOC123913835 gene encoding wax ester synthase/diacylglycerol acyltransferase 11-like: MDNIEEEVREPVSPSGQYFNTAPLCSYVFGFLELEIPIDDDQAMYLLQHVFLPINPRFSSIMVRDKDEKMKWKKVEVNPEDHLKVPIFPKIESTEFYDKDFDDYVSKILIERTPQNKPLWEIHLIKYPTSNAAFTIIFKLHHALGDGYSLMGALLSCLHRADDSSLPLSFPNRKSSQLLTPKKGFFKLFPSTIFSIFNSIFDFGWSIAKSSIIEDDKTPIWNGEEGSEFLPCALTNLTFSLDEIKTIKSKLGVTINDVITGVIFYGIRLYMQEIDNKARSSNSTGLVLLSTRNIGSYQSVQDMMKADSKSPWGNHISFLHLSIPNLSQTSLSNPLEFIWKAQKIIKRKRNTFTVFLIEWVLDMMLKLRGHEAVAKHIYTTLRNSSVVMSNLIGPVEPMALANHPVKGLYFIMSGAPESIDIAVMSYARTLRITLKTQKDLIDEQKFKLCMVRAFEAISKASMEIPNKTKIK, from the exons ATGGACAACATTGAAGAAGAAGTAAGAGAGCCGGTTAGTCCAAGTGGACAATACTTCAACACAGCACCCTTATGTTCATATGTTTTTGGATTTTTGGAATTAGAAATTCCAATTGACGACGATCAAGCTATGTATTTGCTTCAACATGTTTTCTTACCTATTAATCCACGCTTCTCCTCTATAATG GTGAGagacaaagatgaaaaaatgAAGTGGAAAAAAGTAGAGGTAAATCCTGAAGATCATCTAAAGGTTCCAATATTCCCCAAAATTGAGTCAACAGAATTTTATGACAaagattttgatgattatgtttcaaaaatattaatagaAAGGACACCACAAAACAAACCACTTTGGGAAATTCATTTGATAAAGTATCCAACAAGCAATGCTGCTTTCACTATAATATTCAAACTTCATCATGCACTTGGTGATGGTTACTCTCTCATGGGTGCTCTTCTTTCTTGTCTTCATAGAGCTGATGACTCTTCTCTTCCTTTGTCTTTTCCTAATCGCAAATCATCGCAATTGTTAACTCCCAAGAAAGGTTTTTTCAAGTTGTTCCCTTCAactattttctcaatttttaattCCATCTTTGATTTTGGATGGAGTATAGCCAAAAGCTCAATAATTGAAGATGACAAAACACCTATATGGAATGGAGAGGAAGGTTCAGAGTTTCTTCCTTGTGCACTTACAAACCTAACATTCTCTCTTGATGAAATCAAAACAATCAAGTCTAAACTTGGAGTG ACAATAAATGATGTGATTACTGGGGTTATTTTCTATGGGATTAGGCTATACATGCAAGAAATTGACAATAAGGCAAGATCATCAAACTCAACAGGATTGGTGTTGCTTAGTACTAGGAATATTGGAAGTTACCAATCAGTCCAAGATATGATGAAGGCCGATTCAAAATCTCCATGGGGGAATCATATTTCTTTCTTACATTTATCAATCCCAAATTTAAGCCAAACCAGCCTATCAAACCCCCTAGAATTTATTTGGAAAGCACAAAAAATAATCAAGAGGAAGAGAAATACTTTCACTGTTTTTCTTATTGAATGGGTTTTAGACATGATGCTGAAATTAAGAGGACACGAG GCAGTTGCAAAACATATATATACCACATTGAGAAACTCAAGTGTTGTTATGTCCAATTTGATTGGGCCTGTGGAACCTATGGCTTTGGCAAATCATCCTGTAAAAGGCTTGTACTTTATAATGTCTGGTGCACCTGAG AGTATAGACATTGCAGTTATGAGCTATGCAAGAACATTAAGAATTACTTTGAAAACACAGAAAGACTTGATTGATGAGCAAAAGTTTAAATTGTGCATGGTAAGAGCCTTTGAAGCCATATCAAAAGCATCGATGGAGATTCCCAACAAAACAAAGATTAAATAG